The Gouania willdenowi chromosome 7, fGouWil2.1, whole genome shotgun sequence genome includes a window with the following:
- the ppp1r3da gene encoding protein phosphatase 1, regulatory subunit 3Da isoform X2 has product MDNGWFIGQQRIPSSMSEESMPDQGCVSRPCMTIRLSKMLQADKPDTERKPVPIRPPSPRVNAPKLALNRSLSCEPVPKPIIRHRSLSLPATNEKKKRCRHVGVRFVDSLGLDLEDIKLFKKGDDPLVPDHVTFRLLMGAEMADGRHLEISLPYLKPVFAQQPGDQPGFQQRLHEQKVCLERVLCSELGVVGITQVLNVDFEKDVTARYSFTEWKSCTEVKASWVSSVTKSWEGKGVQYSSDAFRFHLPVPPFLQPGAVLEFAIRYKVCGTEYWDNNNGQNYKLICQNYKLAVPKECEDSMVHFI; this is encoded by the exons ATGGATAACGGCTGGTTCATTGGACAGCAGAGGATTCCCTCCTCCATGTCTGAGGAGTCGATGCCAGACCAGGGCTGTGTATCCAGGCCCTGTATGACCATCCGTCTGTCCAAAATGCTTCAAGCTGACAAACCCGACACAGAACGGAAACCGGTTCCAATACGACCTCCGAGTCCCAGAGTCAACGCGCCCAAACTAGCCTTAAATCGCAGTCTTTCATGTGAACCCGTGCCTAAACCTATTATCAGACACCGTTCTCTATCTCTTCCCGCTACCAACGAGAAGAAGAAGCGATGCAGACATGTCGGTGTGAGGTTCGTCGACTCTTTAGGACTCGATCTGGAGGACAtcaagctttttaaaaaaggagACGATCCGCTTGTGCCAGATCACGTCACGTTTCGATTATTGATGGGTGCGGAGATGGCAGATGGACGACATCTTGAGATTTCCCTGCCTTACCTAAAACCAGTGTTTGCACAACAACCTGGAGACCAGCCTGGGTTCCAGCAGCGTCTACACGAGCAGAAAGTGTGTCTGGAGAGAGTTTTGTGTTCTGAACTCGGGGTTGTTGGAATCACACAGGTCCTGAATGTGGACTTTGAGAAGGATGTGACAGCACGTTATTCATTTACAGAGTGGAAGAGCTGCACCGAGGTGAAAGCCTCATGGGTGTCGTCCGTCACCAAAAGCTGGGAGGGGAAAGGGGTGCAGTACAGTTCTGATGCATTTCGTTTCCATCTGCCCGTGCCTCCATTCCTGCAGCCAGGAGCAGTGCTGGAGTTCGCCATTCGATACAAAGTGTGTGGGACTGAGTATTGGGACAATAATAACGGGCAGAATTATAAGTTAATTTGCCAAAACTACAAACTTGCTGTACCTAAAGAGTGTGAGGACAGCATG GTGCACTTTATCTAA
- the ppp1r3da gene encoding protein phosphatase 1, regulatory subunit 3Da isoform X1: protein MDNGWFIGQQRIPSSMSEESMPDQGCVSRPCMTIRLSKMLQADKPDTERKPVPIRPPSPRVNAPKLALNRSLSCEPVPKPIIRHRSLSLPATNEKKKRCRHVGVRFVDSLGLDLEDIKLFKKGDDPLVPDHVTFRLLMGAEMADGRHLEISLPYLKPVFAQQPGDQPGFQQRLHEQKVCLERVLCSELGVVGITQVLNVDFEKDVTARYSFTEWKSCTEVKASWVSSVTKSWEGKGVQYSSDAFRFHLPVPPFLQPGAVLEFAIRYKVCGTEYWDNNNGQNYKLICQNYKLAVPKECEDSMVHFI from the coding sequence ATGGATAACGGCTGGTTCATTGGACAGCAGAGGATTCCCTCCTCCATGTCTGAGGAGTCGATGCCAGACCAGGGCTGTGTATCCAGGCCCTGTATGACCATCCGTCTGTCCAAAATGCTTCAAGCTGACAAACCCGACACAGAACGGAAACCGGTTCCAATACGACCTCCGAGTCCCAGAGTCAACGCGCCCAAACTAGCCTTAAATCGCAGTCTTTCATGTGAACCCGTGCCTAAACCTATTATCAGACACCGTTCTCTATCTCTTCCCGCTACCAACGAGAAGAAGAAGCGATGCAGACATGTCGGTGTGAGGTTCGTCGACTCTTTAGGACTCGATCTGGAGGACAtcaagctttttaaaaaaggagACGATCCGCTTGTGCCAGATCACGTCACGTTTCGATTATTGATGGGTGCGGAGATGGCAGATGGACGACATCTTGAGATTTCCCTGCCTTACCTAAAACCAGTGTTTGCACAACAACCTGGAGACCAGCCTGGGTTCCAGCAGCGTCTACACGAGCAGAAAGTGTGTCTGGAGAGAGTTTTGTGTTCTGAACTCGGGGTTGTTGGAATCACACAGGTCCTGAATGTGGACTTTGAGAAGGATGTGACAGCACGTTATTCATTTACAGAGTGGAAGAGCTGCACCGAGGTGAAAGCCTCATGGGTGTCGTCCGTCACCAAAAGCTGGGAGGGGAAAGGGGTGCAGTACAGTTCTGATGCATTTCGTTTCCATCTGCCCGTGCCTCCATTCCTGCAGCCAGGAGCAGTGCTGGAGTTCGCCATTCGATACAAAGTGTGTGGGACTGAGTATTGGGACAATAATAACGGGCAGAATTATAAGTTAATTTGCCAAAACTACAAACTTGCTGTACCTAAAGAGTGTGAGGACAGCATGGTGCACTTTATCTAA